The Saccopteryx leptura isolate mSacLep1 chromosome 5, mSacLep1_pri_phased_curated, whole genome shotgun sequence nucleotide sequence TCTTTATGCTCTTAGATATAGGGGATTTGTTCAGCTAGTCCTAGGTGGTTCTCAAGGGTGGTTCTTCTCTAATTCTGACGTGGTCACAGGAATATGAAGCAAAGCATTTACCTACTTCACCATCAGGACTGGAAGTTaacctcctctcttccccccccccccccaaatctttttaattgtgaaatggaacacacatggagaaaatgacattgaaataaaaataaaacacaaccaaGTTATTATAAAACAAATGCCCATGAAACCACCACCTaggtcaagaaataaaacatcacCGTGGCCGGaagcccctcccagccctcctCTCCTAGACGTGACCGCTGTGCCAGCTTACTGTCCTGTTTTCCTTTTGATGCCGTCATCCCCTAAGTGTGCCTCCCTAATCACCACGGCATAAGTGTCCCTGCTGTCAACTTTAAAGAACCTCACTCCACGTGCATTTTTCTGCGCAACTTCATGTGTGAAGTTCTTCAGTGTGGTTGTTTAGTGATGTGGTTCCTCTTCTTTGAATCTTTTAATTCCAGTGTAGTATTTCACCATGTGGGTCCCCACCTGACCCTTATCTCTGTACAATAATGCCTTCCTGTCTTGCCAGCTCTTTAATACTTGTAAGAAGGTAGTTCTTAGTTTGTATCCTGGTTTTTAGGTTCCCTCTCAGGTCGGGAGCTCTGCATTGCCCAATGTGCCGTTACCCAAAGTGCAAGGTCATGTCCCTCTGTTCCGAAGCTCTGTTTCTCTTCAGCCGcttctcctcccacctctctgaGGATGAcctgaccttctttctttctttattttttcagagagaggatagagagagagaaaggggaatgaaggagcaggaagtgtcaactcataacagttgcttctcatatgtgccctgaccaagcaaactcagggtttcaaaccggtgacctcagcattcccggttgatgctttatttactgcaccaccacaggtcaggctcgatgCCTTGATCTTGAGGACTGTTCTCTCATGACCTCCCTTTTGTCCTTAAACCCCGTTCCCCATTTCACTCTACACTTCCCCTGGCTATGGAAAATCTCCACTCTAAGCCTTCACTCACATCTGTGGGGGCTTGGACTGTGCATGATATGAGCAGCTGCCCATGGCTACCTCCACCAGGGGGCTGCACAGGGACCTCATACTGAacatgcccctccctctcccccttactTCCTGTATGCACCTCCTCCACCCAGGACCCCAGATACTCCTCCTCTTGGTCCTCCCTCTCCGCCTCCTTGCTCTCCCTCCTACAGCTTCAGCCCTCCTCTCCATGCCCACTGCTCTTCTCTAGCCAGATCCCATTATGTGTCTCCTGGCCCACTGCTGTTGGGCCACCCCTACCCCCCATTTATTCTCTGTGTTGAACAACCAGAGGAGCCTTATCACATGCACTTCCCACCCCTCAGCTTAGGTCTTCACTGGCTTAAAGGACAGAGTCCAAGCTCCTGACACTCACCTTCAATGCCCTCTTCTGTCTTCCCTGACACCTCTTCACCCCTactcccacccctcctcctacACCCTGCTCTCCAGAAACCTGCCTGTTTTGTTCCTTGTCACACGTTCTCTTCCTGCCTTTGCCACAATGTCTCCTCTGCCCAGAGAGCCTTCTCCTTGCCTCAGGTAACACCTACTCATCTTCAAAGTGTCAGTTCAGGTTattacctcctccaggaagccttcctggacaCCAGGATGAGTTAAGAGCTTTCTCTGAATTCCCCCTGTCGCAAGCACTTCTTACCATCTCCTCAGTGTAGAAGTGAGACCACTATGGGCAGAGACGGTCTGGGCTCCTCTGTGCTTGGTGGCCCCAGCTTGGCACAGATCTGGCACACAGTGGTGCTCAGCAAGTGTGGTTACTGATCTGCTTCCAGCCTAGGCTCTCTAACTTGTCCTTGTGATCTTGGGTACACTGCTGAGAGCTGGGGTCCTTGTGAGGTATCAGGAGGTGAGGGAGGTTCAGTGGGCACTCTGTGTCAGACAGGAGTGGAGTCAGCGCCCCTGGAGGATACACTAGCCTCAAACAGGCTGGGAACTAGGGGGAGTAGGGAGCAGGcggaggggcagaggggcaggatCATAACAGGAATCTGAGACATGGTgttgtcctgtgtgttctcaagGCTAGGCTGTGACGCAGACTGTGGCCCTGAGTGAGGAGCCCAGCCCAGACTGCTTGGCTTGGTCAGGCTGCAGCCTCCCAGCCCAACTGGactgcccaaggttgctgctcaGCTGTGAGGAGGGAGGGCAGGTCCACCAGGCTGCCAGCTCTTGGGGCCTCACAGACAGATGGTACTGGCCAGGGTAAAGACCGAGGGAGATCAGCCAGGACCAAGGTCCCTCTCTATCTTCCTCGGGAGACTTCAGCTCAGAAAGCAGCCAGGCTGGGGTGGCGTGGGGACCCGGGGAAGGTCTATGGAGCTAATCTCCAAGGGGTGGAGTCCTGAAGAAGTCATCACCCTCCTGCCAGCAGGGGCCATCTGGCTAAGGAGAGGACACCacctcctctgggcctcagctttctttatctgttagggcaggggttggggtgaACGTTAAGAACAGAGCTTTGCTCACCCCTGGGAGTCCTGGAACGAAGTACCGTGGGACCCTAGAAAGAATGAACCCGGACTGGGAAGGTAGTGATCAGATTCATGGGGCCGGTGGAAGGGCCGGTAGCCCCTTCCCCTGGGACTCCCTCCATGCACTTAtaacatgtgcacacacagtaCCCGCACGTGCACACACTGTCGGCCCTCACGTGACTAAAAATTGCAGGGTGGACCATGAACGGACAGGTTAGGTtgggggaaggggttgggggctcCCCACTCTCTGCTCCCTACAGCAGGAATGGAGGTGTGACGGGAGGACTGAGAGTGTGGGAGggaagggctgggctgctgtgcaTGAGGGAGAGGCCTTGCTTGCCAGGTCTGACTCTGCGTCTGGTCCTGAGTTCAAGAGCTCACTCCGAACCACAGCCACGAAGGCTTCGGCTCTCCGCCAGCACACAATAGGCTAAGGCACCTGGATGGCACAGCATCCAGCCTTCCTCCTTGCCTGgggcccctctcccccctcccttagCTTGGGCAGGGCCCACCTGAAGAAACTGTCAAGCCAGCAGTGGGACCAGGCTGACTCGTTCAAATCTGCTGTTTTCACACTGTGCTGGGCCAGGTTCAGACGGGGACTGTGAGATGAGCTCCACACCCATTTGGCTCCTTGAGGAGCAGGCTGGGGAACCCCTTCTTCTATCCCTACCCCAAAGCAGCCTTGGCCTCAGGGGCAAAGGGCGGAATAGGGTCACAGGACATCAGATGGTCAGTGGAGCCTATGCTGGCCATCTCCTCCATCGGTGCCCCTTAATTGCCATAGACAGATTCAAAGTCAAGCCATTCTCCTTCCTGACCAAGTGGTGCAAAGAACTTGGGCTTTAGAGCAGATTCTGGGTTCCAGGGCTAGCTCCCCGTTTGCCAGCAGTGTGACCTGTCGTTGCTGAGCCAGTGTGTCTCAGGATGTTCTGAGGCACGGCGCTAGCCTTCGACAAGGATCGGTACTTACATTGGCTCACTCTGAGAAGGCCCCGCACGGAGGCATTGCTGAATCCTCCCAACCCCCAGGGCCGGGCTGGGAGAAGGCCTCCCGGGTGCAGGGGCTGTCTGTGGTGAACGCCTGGGAGCAGGGCTGTCTGTGGTGAACGCCTGGGAGCAGGACCCCCAGGTGCATTCACAGCTCAGGATTGAGAGGAGCTCATTGTCATGGAGAGCTGCGAGGGTTCCCAGAGGAGGGTAGTAGCAGTGTGGAGGCACTGTGTGCTTAACCAAACTTGAGCCaggattttatgtattttgtaatttgtttGACGTTTTTTAACTTGTTTATACTGTCTGAAGTACAGCATACCTGCAGACAGGTGCACAGAACGTAAGTATATTCTCCATGATGAACTATCTCaaagcacatagtaaatgctcaacgAGGGTCAGGAGGCACAGTGTTGCTGGCACCCCCCAATAGTCCCTGGTGCCTCCAAatcacaccctcacctccccaaaTGGATCTCATACCCTGACTTCTAACTTTATTGCTTGAATTTGTCTGGTTTTGAACCAaatctgtatggaatcatagagcaGGTATTTTGTGTCCGACTCCTTCTGTGCACTACATTTGAGAGAGTGCTCTGTGAGGTTTCACGTAGTGGATGTTGGTTCATCTGtattgctgtgtagtattccattgtatgaccATCTCACCATGCTACCACAATGGCCATCTGTGTTTGTCCAGTTTGGGGTTATTACAAATCAGGCTGGGGAACCCCTTCTTCTATCCCTACCCCAAAGCAGCCTTGGCCTCAGGGGCAAAGGGCGGAATAGGGTCACAGGACATCAGATGGTCAGTGGAGCCTATCTCACACCTGCTTCTAGATGCATTCACGCTTAGGTGCTCATTGGATATACACTCAGGAATACAGTTGCTAGATCATAGGCTCTGCATATGTTCAACTTTAAATAGTTTTCAGTATCCAAGCCATTCTCCAGAGTGATGAATGAGGCAGctaggaggaagaggaaggggtctGGCTTGCTGACAAAGCAGCCACCAAACAGAAACGGGGGAGGGGGATAAGCACGGCTACCTCCGGGTCTGCGCCAGCCACCGCGTGCGCCCACTCTGAGCCTCATAGTGCCCATGCCTATCCCATCCGAGGGACGAGAGGCTCAaacagaaaagggggagggggataagCATGGCTACCTCCGGGTCTGCGCCAGCCACCGCGTGCGCCCACTCTGAGCCTCACAGTGCCCATGCCTATCCCATCCGAGGGACCAGAGGCTCAGACGGAAAGGGGATCGTCTGGGCTCACTCAGTGGGTCAGTGGCCACgctgggccctgactggggccTCACCACAAAGCCCAATGTGTGTGCGGTCTCTGGGTTGGCTCCTACTTCCTGGGGCTCTCTAAGAACACCAGGTGGGCAAATCTAGGGGAGCCAAGACCTGGAACTTGACCGGGGCAGGTGCTGAGGAGATGGACCCAACACTGGCACCGGTTAGAGGGAATCCATCCAGAAGGCTAGACAGCAGCAGGTGACAAGTGGTGTCTGATGCCCGCCCTGCCGCCCAGGAGCTCCTCCCCCAAGAGCCAGTGGTCCACCCTGCTGCAGGTTGGTGGCAGTGGCTGAGAGCCAGGCCGCATCCGCAGCCAGCGTGAACCATAGTGGGAAGCTGGGGGCTCTGCTTCCTGGGGACTTGGGACCCCAGCTATTTTAGGAGCCCCACCCTCTACGTGCAAGTGCACAGCCTCAGCGGAGGCCAAGCAGCCAAGGCTTAGCAAACTCCTGCTGATTtcatttccctcctcctcccccacccccaacagacAACCCACCTCCTGCCTCTCAGTGGACCTTTCTGGCTTCACGTCTTGGGTCCCTGTTATATGTTCTGCTGTTTAGATTTAAGGAACTCCCTTTTACAAAACTTTTTCTAAATAACAAGGGTGAGCCTTTGATTATGAAACAAACACATGTAAATGTAGCAATTAGCTCTCCTATGCTTACATACTTAAGGTGAGACATAGATGTTTCCTCAGATGGAGATCACACTGGCAGTTCTTTCTGGTAACCTGCTGCATCCCTTCTCAACATTTGCAATGATTCCCGGGGAAGGCATCACCAGGATGGCACGCACCACGGCCGATCCATGCCACCTGGTGTGGGTGTCAGACCTTGGCTCTACCGCTCAGCTTTGTGGCCGAGCGAGCCACTCGCCTCCTGAGGCCTTGGTTTCCTTGTTGGTAAAATGAGGACGATGGTATCATCCCTCATAGGTGTGTTGTGAGGACCGACTGGGGTCCTACTAACCCAGACACGGTGAAGCTCAGCCAACAGCAGATATTGTTACTCTTAACCTGATGACAGAGCCTGGTGTCCTGGCCTCACCTCACACCCCAGATCCTGGAGCTGGATCCCAGCCCAGAGTCCCTCTTTGGGTCTCTCAAGCCTACACTGTGTCCCCTCTTGACCCCTGAACTGGTTGGTGATGGGGGGAGGAGACTGGTGCCTTGGGTCGGTTCCCAGTAGTGTTCAGTGGGGTTTCTGAGAGGTTTTCCCTGGTTCTCAGTGACatgaagaaagagaggaattagAAATGGGGGACAAGAGcaaggagaaggcagagaagtgGCCCTGGAAACCCAACTCCCAGTCCTTTTGCGTCTCCGCCACTCAGTCCTCTGCCCCCGGTGTCCTGAGCCCTGCGTCCCCTCACTCGGCATCACAGGAAGAGCCGTGGCTGCCagcagagaccttgagctcaactTCTGTCCCACAGCCGGGAGGCGTGCAGGCTCTGAGAGGTGCTGAGACTTGGGGGAACTCTATCGCTGGCCTCGGGGTTGACCCACTGGTTCccaggtgtgggtgtgggtgtgggctgGAGGCTCTGCTCTGAGAGCTGCGATCCACAGGAGATGAACAACTATCGGCGGGCCATCCAGACGATGGCGGAGGACGTCCTGTCGCTGCGGAAACAGGTCAGTGACCTGGAGGCAGAGAACCGCCTGCTGAGGAGCCACCTGacccaggaggagagggaggaggagcaggacagCTCTGACAAGGCCGAGAAGCTGGGTGAGGGTGGACAGGCGACCAAGGGCGTCTGGGTGCCCACCGGAGCCTCGGCTCTGAGCTGCGGGGCAGGCTGGCGGGGAACCTTCCCCAGCCCTGCCTGTTACTGGGCCCTCTCCGTGGTGGGAAACAGAGAACCCAGTCCTGTCTCAAGCCCCAAGGCTGAGAGACCCCTGTCCTCACCCTCTGACTGTGCATGATAAGAGCAGGAAGATGCCTTCTGCCTGaaccaactctctctctccctacccccacccacaGTGTCCATGAAGCAGAAACTGCTGCTGAGTGAGCTggacatgaagaaactgagggacAAGGTGCAGCATCTGCAGAACGAGCTGATCCGAGTGAGCTGGGGcgtggggggcggggcagagggcaCGGGGAGTAATTGGGAGGCTTCGGAGGGGCATCTGGGAGCAGAGGGAGAAAGGCCTGGAGGGAGGGGCATGTGCAAGACTCCGTAGGGGGGGGTGAGGTGAGCGCTCCAGGCCAAGCGTAACCCCAGgctcgcccctcccccctcccagaaGAATGACCGGGAGAAGGAGCTGCTGCTCCTCCTGTCCCAGGCGCAGCAGCCACGGGCTGCCCTGCCGAAGCGGCCCCAGGACGAGCTGCAGAGGATGAAGGCACTGGAGGAGACAGTGTGGCACCAGGAGAAGGCAAGCTCAGGGGTCAGACCTGCCTGGCCGGCTGTGGGGGACCGGGTGGGGCCCTCAGGCcagcccagcctctgctctctgcttcctCCCACACACAGGTGATTGAGAGGATGGAGCAGGTGCTGGGGCGCAagcttcaggagaggaagaagcccctgcccaccccactgCAGGGTAAGCCCAGTGTGGATGAGTCTGCTCCCTGCTGTCACTCAGTCCCTGGAGTTCCTGCCTTCCGGAGTTCCCCAAGTCCAGGAGCACCTGCCCCTACTCACAGGTGTCTGCACTCCCCGCTCCTCCCAGGGAGCCCGCAGGACTCGGCAGGGCACAGTGTAGGAGCCAGGCTAGAAAGAGGTAAGGGAGAAGCTCGGTGGACCAGAGGGAGCCGAGAGGGGCCGCCCGGGAAGTTCTCAATTTCTTAACTCCAGGACCCTTCAAATTATTTTCTCGTCTCCCATATATTCAAAGAGTTCCTGTCtataaaacacacaaacatactCTGGCTAAATCAGTGGTTTCGTTTTCTCCGTTGATGTCAACCGAAAATACTTAGAACTGCTGTTCAGAGATGGCTCTAGTGAGCAGGAGAGAAGCAGGTCACACCACGCCAGGCCAGACCAAGCAGAGGATCGCCAGGGACGCTGCATGCCCAGCGAGCACTCAGCCTTTCCTGGGTGGGCCTGGGTGAGAGGGAGGCGTGTGTTCCTGAAGGCCTTTAGAAAACCATGA carries:
- the LOC136405862 gene encoding coiled-coil domain-containing protein 33-like codes for the protein MNNYRRAIQTMAEDVLSLRKQVSDLEAENRLLRSHLTQEEREEEQDSSDKAEKLVSMKQKLLLSELDMKKLRDKVQHLQNELIRKNDREKELLLLLSQAQQPRAALPKRPQDELQRMKALEETVWHQEKVIERMEQVLGRKLQERKKPLPTPLQGGNLPVDCLVLLAENSRLRTELDESRRQSAPIILQQQAPLDLLTSPSNEVGLLAKLEQAQNRIRSLESQLENSARGWGREKQDLATRLQEQKHSLDRPPDSVITDLPISSTNTKDYKQPSEPNPLMPGSDTSSVKPS